In Juglans regia cultivar Chandler chromosome 13, Walnut 2.0, whole genome shotgun sequence, the DNA window CACCTCATTAGCTTTTTGTTGGCCCACAAGTCTTTCCAGAAGAGGAATATCCCAACCATTTTCAATACGACACTCTTTAATCTTAATCATAGGATCAATAACAGGATAATGGGCATGTAGGGGACCACCCTCTACccaattatcataccagaaagaaAGGTTACCCTCCCTAACTATCCATTTAGAGTTATGCATAATATCTGGAATACTATTGACAATAGACTTCCAAAACCGAGTGCCCTTATTATGCCCTAAAAGGGATAAATGATTCTCCTTGACATACTTGCCTTTGAAAAAATCTGCCCACAAGGAATTTTCGGACATCAACCTCCAGGCAAGTTTCATGTGAAGGGCCCTCTGGGTATCCCCAAAGTCCCTAATACCTAACCCGCCTTCTTCAATGGGACAACAAATCTTtttccaagccacccattttctTTTACCCTTTCCTTCCgattcaccccaaaagaaagaactcaaaatcttattcaattcCCTGATCACAATCTTAGGCACATGTAAGACAGCAAGCAGATGAGTGGCCATACTCGAAAGAACATGACGCAACAAAACAGTTCGACCACCAACAGAgagtaatttcattttccaacctgcaattttctttttaactttacCAAGCAGATCAGTAAAATCAGAGGCCTTCAACCTACCAGTAACAATAGGCACACCTAGGTacttaaaagggaaaaaacccTCAGAAAAACCAGAAATACGAAGAATAGAGATTTTTCTAGCCATAGGCACatgtttagagaaaaaaatggcGCTCTTAGCTTTACTGAGGATTTGGCCCGACCACGCTTCATAAGAGTTCAAAACTTGAGTCAATCCTTTCATAGACTTTTTACTGCCATTagcaaaaatcacaatatcatcagcatacatgaGATGAGAAACAAGAGGGGTGCTTCTAGCCTGAGAAAAAGGATTAATAAGACCACTGTCAAAAGCTTGTTTAAGAAGGCGAGAGAGGACCTCCTGcattataatgaataaataaggcgATAAcggatcaccttgcctcaatccCCTCTCACTCTTAAAGAAGCCTTTGGgagtaccattcatcataatagaataccaaggCGTAGATATGCAAGCTTTAATTAAATCACAGAATTGAGCTGAGAAACCAAAAGCATCCAAAACATGAAGAAGAAACTTCCAATCAACTCTATCATAGGCCTTAGACATATCAAGCTTAATAACCACATTACCGCcaacagattttttattaatagagtggaccatttcctgagttaagctaatattctcaaaaatgctACGACCAGGAATAAAAGCTCCCTGCTCTTGAGCTATCATCTTAGCTAGCAGATTAGTCAAACGAGCCACAATGATCTTGGTACAAATCTTATAGAAAACAGAGCAGAGGCTAAtaggtctaaatttatcaaaaccattCGGCTTATCAACCTTAGGAATCAAAACTATATAGGAAGCAGTGAAATACCTGGGCAAGAGGTGCGAGTGGAAGAACTCACGGGTGGCTTCCAAGAGATCCTCCTTAACAAATTCCCAACAAGTACGAAAGAAACCAGAgccaaaaccatccggacccggaCTGCTATCAATAGGAATACTAAAGAGGGCATCTTTAATATCCTCAATAGAAGGATCTTTACAAAGCATAAGGTTCTCTTCATTAGATATCACAGGAGAAATAAGATGGTTAAGGTCAGGCATATCACAGCTATTATGATGCCCCAAAAATTCGTTAAAATAATCAACAGCAGCTTGATGAATTTTAACAGGGGAATTTATATGAGTACCGTCAACCAAAAACATATCACTAACCCTATTATGTTTTTTAACATTCAAaatagcatgaaaaaattttgagttttgatccCCATCcttcaaccaattttttttgGCCAAGTGAGACAAGCGCGTCTCTTCTCGGCTCATCCAAGTCGATAATTCAAGCTTGGTAACCATTAAATCATTATCATCCTCAGTATTAAAGCAATTTTGCAGGCTGGATTCCAATCTATCAATACGTTGTTCCAACTCATGAATAATAGCAGTAGTCTTGCCAAAAACACGGAAATTCCAATCACGTAAGATAATCTTGACTCTTTTCAATTTAGAAGACAATTTATTAAGGCCAACACCTATACCTTCCTGTTTCCAAACCTCTTTCACAAGACTCAGAAAATCTTTATGATCGGTCCACATGAATTGAAAACGAAAAGGGCTAGGTCCATACCTGAAAGGATTTTCTCCTATTTGAATCACCAAGGGAGAATGGTCCGAGGTTGTGCGAGCCAAAACCTGATAAAAAACATTTGGAAAGCAATTAAGAAAGTTAGAGTCAATAAAACATCGATCTAACCTTGCCCAACTTCTCGCTAGTCCGCCTTGACCATTGCACCAGGTCATACTTGGGCCTTGAAATCTCATATCCACCAAACCACAGTTCTGAGTACAGAGGTTAAAATCAGCCATTGCGGTGAATTGACGCGGTTGTCCGCCTCTGCGTTCTGAATCATCTTTGATAATATTAAAGTCCCCGCAAATAACCCAAGGAAGAGAGAAACTGGCTGTATCCTCCAAATCCTCCCAAAGGGATTTCCTTTCATTGTGGTTACACTTAGCATACACAACAGTAAGGATAAAACCATGACCATTTTCTTCCACTTTGACCGTCAAAAGTTGATTAGAACTAGCCAACTTTTGGACTGAAACCTCCGAGTTCCATAATAACCATATTTTGCCTGCATCATCTTCATTGGAAGTGTAATTATCACAATTAAATTTACTCAAGAAATCCGGAATACGAGCCTCCCCTAAGAAAGGCTCCGCCAAAGCTAAAATGTTAGGCTTGtgtgttttaataatttttttcaacctCGCCTGAGAAGTCCCAATACCCCGAAGGTTCCAAAAGAATATTGGACTAATCATAAATTTAGTTTATCAGGGCGTATCACCGCCCTGGTGGAGCACCTTTTTTGAGCTAACTTCCGAGACCTATTTTTCCTACTACCTGACTCAGAACTATAGTCTTTTTGTAAGTCTTCATGCAAATTATCTCTTTCAACTTCATAATCCGACTGACTTTCTTCCATATTAATAAACAGCATTTTTCCGCCCACTAATCCATCCAACCCGTGGTTTTCGCGCTCCAACCCGTGGGTTTCCGTAGTAGCTCCTGCATCTAACCCATCCAGCCCGTGGGTTTCACTCACTAACCCATCCAGCCCGTGGGTTTCTGTAGAATAAAATCCcattattttagagttttcttGTTCAGCCAGTGAGACATCATGCAGGGTAGACCATAAAGGTGCCGTCACTTCGTGCGGAACTTTTTCTTGCAGGGGATGGGTCACGGTTTCTACTTCCCTTCCTCCCTCATGAGATAGCCCCGTCTCATATAAGTCTCCTTCAACTGACAACATGCTTTTTGCCATCCCTTCAGTCCGTAAAACCCGTTCGTGACCCTGCTGGAGCTGTTGCGTGTGCTGTGTTTCTTCATTTTCGTGACTGCACAGCTGCTTCTGTTCCCCCTCTGACAGACCCCGTAGGTTCACTAGCCTTTCCAGTCCCTGCTTCAGCTCGTCATCTTGTTCACCCTGCTGGTGCTCCGCCTCCTGCCGCCCCTGCTGGGACTCCCTCTCCGGTCGTTTCTGCTTCTGCGCATTGTTCTGCATACTCAAATTCTGCAGGCTCTCACCACTCGGTTCTGTATGGCCCATGCACAGAGATTGTTCGACAGTCGTTGGCACCGCCTCCTTACTGGGGGCATCACCAGTCCCGTTGTCATTGCAGCTCACCAGCTGCCATTCGTTACACTCTAGATCCTCACCTTCTAGATCCTCACCTTCAGTTTCCACCAAGGGCTCCGAATCCTTATCTGCAGTATTCGGTTTCCCGGCCTCTTCCCTTTTCTCTGcttttttaatccaaatctGTCCTcccttccctttctttttctgcatCTCGGGCTCAAATCTACAAGTATGTATGTTATGACCCTGCTGTTTACATGTTATGCAATAAGCCGGAAGAGTCTCGTATATCACCTCTTGGCGCCGACTCCTTGGCAGTCCCGGTTTACCAATCCAGAAATGGGAGATAGTCTCTTTGGAGGCATCAACCTCAAGACAAACACGGGCTCCATCGGTTCTTGTCGCACAAACGGTCGGGTTATCACGGCGAATAAACCTACCTATCGGCGCTGTCAGCGATCTGAGAACCGAAGCATGGAAAAAATTTGGTGGTAGACCCGGAAGAAACACCCATACCGGGACACACGGAGGTTCCGAAGCTTCATTGAATTCCGGGGTCCAAGCAAAAGAGCGGTAAGGAATTCCTGCTATTTCACAGGATTCCCTAGACAATGCCTTATTGAAATCACCCTCATTAGACAAGCGAATAAAAACATTCCTTACTCTCTGCATGGTCGAGACCACTGGCGCAGAAGACAATCCCCATCTCAAACGAATATACGCTCTAATGGCATCCAGGGAAGGTCTCTGTTTAAGGAACTTTAGGACCAACGAAAACCGGAATGGTAAAGcagttttttcaatttcctcTCCCGAGAACATGAAGCAAATTTCACCGTCAATCATTTTTGGAGCTCTAGGCGCAATCTCCATCTCTGGCAAAGGCTGAGGTGCAGCGGAAACAAGGTCAGCAAAGGACCTTGGCTGGCCTGCAGTGGCAGGCACGAAGGCCGCCATGCAAGGCAGTGAAGGTTTCAGTCGCTAGCTTATTTACTCTTTTGCAGAATGAATAGCCAGACTACATCAAAACTATTCATTAGAAAAAAGCTAAACACGCATAAGTTCCGTCAGTGCCAAGCCAAAATGGAGATGACCTGGTAATTGCATCTATTGTAAACCTAGATTCAACCTCATTCTGAGCATGTCAACTATTATCAAAGACATTCAGCGTATATCCAAACATTATAACAActgaaaatttattaaaatatatcgaTCTTAAAATTGAGGTGTACACCCAGTAGCGTAATAGATAATTACCAATCATATTTTTGAAACGTCacttcttaaataaaattcctAATTATTTTCTGTATATTGATAGTAGAAAATCTTCTTAGACATTGTAtcttttattatcaataatatGCTTtcttggaagaagaagaaagaaaaaaaaaaaaaaaaaccctccaGTCTAGAAGCAGATCGGATCGACTCAACTGGTATTATTCCACGACTCAAAGAAGTTGTTCAGTGCCACTCGCGATGATCCCTCCTCCTCATTCAGTGCAGTTTTAGCTTCGTTTTTCATAGCCAAGGTTCTCTCCCTGATTAACTTACCTTTGTCCGAGTCCATTAGCTCTCTGACTCGCTTCTCCACCTCGGCTGCGCTCACAAACCCGGTCTCCGACTCGTTCATTGGCAAAGCAATTCTCATTTCTTTCACCATTGACACCCTATTGATCCTTTGCTCGGCATAGAGCGGCCAAGCGATCATCGGCACACCCGCGCATATCGATTCCAATACCGAGTTCCATCCACAGTGTGTCACAAATCCACCCACCGCCTCGTGATTCAACACGGCCACTTGTGGTGCCCAGGACTTCACTACCAGTCCCCTATCCTTGGTCCTCTCCAAGAAACCCTCAGGAAGCAACGAGTCTAAGTCTGGCTCATGAGATTGGACAGAGGTGGCCAAGCTATGGGCCTGAGTAGGCGGATTGCGTACCACCCACAAGAACCTTATGCCACTCTTTTCCAACCCTATAGCTATCTCCTTCAGCTGTTCCATGGAGAACAACCCCAAGcttccaaaacataaaaacacGACGCTTTGACTCGGTTGCAATTCGAGCCACTTTAAGCAGTCCGGCACAGTCACGTTACCGCCAGTACTATTATCACTAGATGCTATAAGTGGCCCTACGCAGTAAATAGGAGGCGTGGGACCGTCAGGGACGCATTGTCCATTTGACAGAGCTCCGATAGCTCTCGATTCCAGCGACTGAAAAGAGTTGACGAGTATTCCTACTGATTTAGCCGCGCTGATCGAGCAATCTAGAAAGTAATCGTAAGCCTTGTCAAAACGGTCGAGTACAGGTTTCGGCACATCCGAGGATGGCACGGGTGGTGCGCCGGGAAACTCAAGAAGGGTGTTAAGGTCTTTGAAGCTTTTAGTGGTGTTTCTGTGCAAGGTTGGAAAATATAGGAAGAAAGCAAGACAGATGGCAGGGGAAGTGAAGTAGTAGTAGCCCGGGATGTTGAGGTTGGTTGCAACAGAGAGAGCTTGAGAGCAGAAAAGGTCCATGATGAGGGCGCGGATGGAGTAACGTTCGGAGATAGATACGAGAGATTGGTGAACATTGGTGTTGTTGAGACGGAGGAGCTCAAAGATAAGGGTTTCATGGTGGGGAGAGATGGTGGGTGGGAGAGTAACGTTGGGGAGACTGTGAAAGGTAATGGAAGGGATGGTGGCAGAGACAGAGGATATGTAAGGAGCGGTGGAACCAGCGTTGTAGGGTGGGGGGGCAACGAGTACGTGGATAGTGAGGGAAGGCCGGTTGGTTAGAATTAGTTTTCCAAGCTCCACCATGGAGATCAGATGCCCTATGGCTGGTGTTGGGTACAGAACTATTGCCTCGTCCATCGTTGTGAACCGTATCTGAGATTCTGAGGTCGTGGTGGCTGAGAAACACAATCGTCACAACTCAGGCCACCTTCTCTTTGAGATAAAAATGGTAGGTAGGGTCTCTGACAAGTAAATTAGGACGGCAGAGTAGCGGTCAAGACGGAGCGGCAGAGTAACCGCAcccttttaaaaaagtaaaaaagtttgTTCTCAATTATCGAGATCAGCACAGCCTAACTTGTACTCAACAGAATAGATTTCGACCGGATTGGCCACGTCACGTGTGTTCTGGCTCATCAAGTTCTCATTTTGGACGCTTCTGTGCAGTAATTCAGTAGTAAGTCCATTTTAATCGGTTCATGCACCAAAGCGTCGGaaccacattttttttcaagaattgtctccattaatttttttttaataaaatagattttatttcttcCATAACAAGAGTTACAATTATAACTAGTCAATACaggaaaaaattttgaatacaagtcaaactatatatttattatacgcctcctcataaataaatttatttacgaCAGACATTGTCTTTATTTCGAAACTCTCATAAAAGAGTATCAGTCTCTGTATAAAACAGAGATAAAACCAACCCCCACCTTTAAATGAGGGAAGGGTATTCAAATTGGTTTCCAAACCCCCATCCATcaaaagaggaagaggagataACCATATCATCCTTCAAAAAAGGAGGAGTTCCCTTGTTATGGACATAAGTCTAATAGCctatttctttattaatcaaCACCAACAGagaaacataaacacaaagaaaacactgtaaaaaatagagaaaacataGCACAAAAAGGCTGCAGGAGCACGTGCAGGACACGCGCCAGTCCAGGAAGAAACTAGGTAGACGGTCGTGGAAGAGCCGGAGCAGCGCTGCGCGTGGCGCTAAGAAAAGAAACTGGACGAAGGCGCGTGGAGACCACGGGCAAACTTCAAACTGCGCGTGAAGGATACGCGCCACTCCTTTGGACGTCGCGTTCGGTAGGCTGATAGATCGACAGTTTCTAAATCTTCCTGTGGGGCGCATGGTGTCCTTCGACCACTAGAAAGTCTTCGAACGATACTCCTCTCTTATTTGgcttgtaaaacaaaaaaaataacaaaataataaaaaaatgattgaactGATGGGAATGAGAACGAATGAGGGAGGGGGAGGAGCCCTGATaggttttttggtgagttttatAAGGAGAAAAGTTAGTTTTCTTAGATTGAacttttagggcaggtttggggccgcAGGCGAAACCCAGAATTCTTGTCCCATTTCAAGTCAGAGACGAGATGAAATATCCAAACATAATGTTTCgttcaaaacaaaatcaagaattCTTGTCTCGGTTTCCTTTCACTGTTCATAGACATGACCAAACACAGAACCGGACAGTACCAGTTCTGAACATTGCATTAAAGTACTTTTCCGTTTGGCATTAGATGTTTCTTCCCTCTTTCAACGACCCATTGAAGACGTTTGAATGAGAGTAACGTTTAGAAACTGCTGAGACCCTTCAAAAGTCTACCTGGTTTCCAGTTCGTCCTTCGCTCAGGTTTCACTCCATAGACTCGATTCCAGTTCCGGCATCACCCCGAGGTGGGATTTCTCCTTCATGCCCTAAATTGCGAGAATCATCTCCGCTACCTCCGAGCTGCCTTGTCTTCGTAAACTGTATTCACGCCGTTAAATCTCAATCGGTTCCCATCAATAAGCTGTGCTCGAACCAGCTGGAGCCTCAAATCACTCCTGCACATGAGAATCTCTGCCTCTAATCTCTGCATTGGCAGTGCAATGTGTACCCCAATCCAGCGAATCTCTGCCCCTAAACCATAGCCCCTGTTCTGCATCCTTTCCAGGAATAGAAGTGACCTCAATAGAGACCCGTGGGCAATCGCGTTATTCGAATCTGTACGAACCCCATTCACTGTTTGCATTCTTCGTCTGGTGCGAAAACTCTGCATAATGGTGTATAAAGTCCCAGTTTCCACTCCAACCGTCTTCACCCCAATGAACCGGTGCAAGTCTCGCAACGAAATCCCCAAACGTCGCAAGAGATGCCTCGCCACTCATAAGTCCATCACCACGGGTCCCAAGACACGCTCCTACCAGGTAAATTTCCTTCGGTTTCtgaatttatatgatatgtatGAGCTGTGATGGGTCAGTTAGAAAATCAGAGGAGGCATTATTTCGCTTCGTTTAAATTTCGCTAAATTGCTTCAAATGCTTGCTTAAACTcgggatttatttttttgcccATTAACATGGTTGCTTAACTGAAATATGCTCTGCAACATATAGAGTGGGGCGAGGAATCCCACTCCGAGAAAACCTTTGCAAAGGGCATGTATGCATTTCACACTAATGTGGTTTGAGATATGCTCTAGTGTTGAGGTATAATCTGATTAACATGCTTATTGTTTAGTTGGTTAACAGAAGATTCACGTATGATGCATTGGGATTTCAGAGAGACATGGGAACTATAGAGTCTGCAATAAGGGACTTATCTGTTCGATTTAAACATGTCAATAGAGTCTGCAATAAGGGACTTATGATTAACCATCTCAGAGAATCAATTCTCAGTCCCGACCTCCTGAAAGGAGAAAAGGAATTCATAATAAGCACACAAGTTTCTTCTTTAAAGTTGAACATGTTGAACATTATAGTGGTGCCGAGGTTTGGAAAAGTAGTAATGGGAAAGTAGTTGAACATGTTGCACTACTAAGAACACACCCCAAAAAATTCATATGGAACTTAGTGAGACTGAAAGTTACAATGATCTCATCAtctttcaaaataacatcacaCCTCCTTTAGGATGTTGGAAAACAAATTTTTCTGTAGGTAGGCAGGAATAGCATCTCCCAAATGGCCATCATATATGGAAAACAACCCTAATTCATGTCTCTTAATCTGCGTAAATTTAGCAACATGATAATCCTCCATCGGATGATTAGCCTTCCCTTTTACTAGGCTGAAACCATACTTTATTACCCAGTCATGGCTTCTTCCTTTACCAGAGCTAGATGAGGAACGCACTCCTACAAGCTACATAACAAAATTATGAATAACAAAGACCACAATATAAATCTAGCATGGCTTAGATGCAATTATAAGGCACGAAAGCAAACAAATGGTAGTTTGCAATTTTCAAACCATTTATTCAGCAGCAGgaagaaaattaaacaaagaaattacTATTCATGCTTGCAAAACCACATCATCACAAACAAATAAAGCACTGAAAGTTATGAACATGGGGACCTTTTCTGTGACCTATCAAGATGGGAAATTGGTTCTTTGTTTTTCCTCCAAttccatctttatttatttttttatacttctttCTTTACCCCCTTCTTTTGTGGTCTTCAAGGCTCTGTGTTGTGTGCTGTTTGAGGGATGGGGAGGGACGAAAGAGGGGCACCATAAGTATAAGAtcctccacctcctccaccCCACCTTGCTACTTCGGAAACAATATGGGAGGCCTTGCTACTCTGAAAACATGCAGTTGGTTCAATTCAGCGCATCAGGCTGTCCTAAAAGACGTGGCTTAATAGTGCAACATGTTCACTTTACACAACATTATAGTGGGGTCAAGGTTTGGAAAAGTAGTAATGGGAATCCATGTGCTTGTAAGCTGCTGCATGCAAACACTCTACTGAAAACTGCTTCAATAATCTGg includes these proteins:
- the LOC109010844 gene encoding UDP-glycosyltransferase 88A1-like — protein: MDEAIVLYPTPAIGHLISMVELGKLILTNRPSLTIHVLVAPPPYNAGSTAPYISSVSATIPSITFHSLPNVTLPPTISPHHETLIFELLRLNNTNVHQSLVSISERYSIRALIMDLFCSQALSVATNLNIPGYYYFTSPAICLAFFLYFPTLHRNTTKSFKDLNTLLEFPGAPPVPSSDVPKPVLDRFDKAYDYFLDCSISAAKSVGILVNSFQSLESRAIGALSNGQCVPDGPTPPIYCVGPLIASSDNSTGGNVTVPDCLKWLELQPSQSVVFLCFGSLGLFSMEQLKEIAIGLEKSGIRFLWVVRNPPTQAHSLATSVQSHEPDLDSLLPEGFLERTKDRGLVVKSWAPQVAVLNHEAVGGFVTHCGWNSVLESICAGVPMIAWPLYAEQRINRVSMVKEMRIALPMNESETGFVSAAEVEKRVRELMDSDKGKLIRERTLAMKNEAKTALNEEEGSSRVALNNFFESWNNTS